DNA sequence from the Phocoena sinus isolate mPhoSin1 chromosome 9, mPhoSin1.pri, whole genome shotgun sequence genome:
ATTTTAACTCTAGCGACATCTCGGCAAACTGACAGTGACAAGTGGAAGTCTGGATTGTCAATAAATAACGTGTTCAGAATGAGTAACGTGCAGGAGATGATGCACGCTGGCAGGAAATCCAGAGACTCTCTGTTGGCACCTGCTGATGAGTCAGTAGTCATCCATAGAGGGGCCGCTGTCTTTGATCTTCCTAAATTTAGTGTTTGTGGTGGTTCTGGGGAGAGTGACCCATTAACTAACTCAGCCCATGGTGCTGATAGGACCAAAGACTTCCCAGAGGGCAGTCCTTCTTTGAAGTGCCCTCAGAATGCCCAGCCACCTCTGGTCACTGACACCACTAAGACGTGTCCTACAGTCTCAGGACCTTTCGGTGAGTCAGCCACTGCAAAATTCCATGCCACACCATTATTTGGAAAtgtcaaaaaggaaaattacaaccTCCCAAAAGCCAACATAGGACTAAGTGTGTTCTCATCTAATCAGTCTTGTTTTCCTTCTGGCTTTGAAAATCCACGGGAAATGAAAGCTTTTTATGGTTCTGGCACCATTGATGCACTTTCTACTCCAGTAATGAATAAGGCTTTTAGTAAAACAGAAGATAATGGCCAAAGAGAGGAGAGCAGCCTGCCTACTTTTAAAACTGCAAAAGAACAGCTATGGGTAGATCAGCAGAAAAAGTACCACCAGCCCCAGCGTGCATCAGGGTCTTCACATGGTAGTGTCAAAAAGTCTCTGGGAGCTAGTAGATCCCGAGGGATATTTGGAAAGTTTGTTCCCCCTGTACCTAAGCAAGATGGGGGAGGTCAGGGCGGGGGGACACAGTATAAGCCTCATGGCGCGGGAGCTGCAGACCCAGCACATCCCGTGGATGAGCGTCTGAAGAGCTTGGAGCCCAAAATGATTGAACTTATTATGAATGAGATTATGGACCAGGGACCGCCAGTAAATTGGGAAGATATTGCAGGAGTGGAATTTGccaaaaccacaataaaggaGATAGTTGTGTGGCCCATGATGCGGCCAGACATCTTCACTGGCTTACGAGGACCCCCTAAAGGAATTCTGCTCTTTGGTCCTCCTGGGACGGGTAAAACTCTGATTGGCAAGTGCATCGCTAGTCAGTCTGGGGCAACATTCTTTAGTATCTCTGCTTCCTCCTTGACTTCTAAGTGGGTGGGCGAGGGAGAGAAAATGGTCCGTGCATTGTTTGCTGTTGCCCGATGTCAGCAGCCAGCTGTGATATTTATTGATGAAATTGATTCCCTGTTATCTCAGCGGGGAGATGGTGAGCATGAATCTTCTAGAAGGATAAAAACCGAATTTCTAGTTCAGTTGGATGGAGCAGCCACATCTTCTGAAGATCGTATTCTAGTGGTAGGAGCAACCAATCGGCCACAGGAGATTGACGAAGCTGCCCGGAGAAGGTTGGTGAAAAGGCTGTATATTCCCCTCCCAGAGGCTTCAGCCAGGAAACAGATAGTCATTAATCTGATGTCCGAGGAGCACTGCTGCCTCACTGAGGAGGAGGTCGACCTGGTGGTGCAGCACTCTGGTGGGTTCTCGGGGGCTGACATGACGCAGCTCTGCAGGGAGGCGTCTCTGGGTCCTATTCGCAGTTTACAGGCTGCGGACATTGCCACGGTAACGCCGGATCAAGTTCGACCAATAGCTTACAGTGACTTTGAAGATGCCTTCAGAACTGTGCGACCTAGTGTGTCTCCAGAAGATTTAGAGCTTTATGAAAACTGGAACAGGACTTTTGGTTGTGGAAAGTAAATGGGACGCTTGAAATTAAAAGATGGCATTTTTGTAGCCCAGTCTTCCCATTTTTTTTAGCATAGGAGATTGATGACGTGTACATCAAATGTATATTCTGAATTCTGTACctcaaataaaatagaataacaaTAGCTCAACTTTTACAGTTGATTGACTTAGACTATGTTAATATAAGCTCAATTTCCCTTCCAGTCACCACCTGATATGTAAGCCTATTCATGTGAAATGGGaatgtactttttttgttttgttcctaaGAGGTCTTTTCAAGATGTATAGGATGAACAGTGAACTCAAATTGAAACTTAAAATCTGAGTTGTATATGAGGATGTATCTGACTTACATGTGTCTTTTATTGAAGAAAGTTTCTTCTGAGGATCACATAATTCTTAGTGTTGGCTAGTATAGTGGTTTGCATTTGAGACCGAGTGTTGCTTAGTGTTGTTTAGTAGATTTAAAATCTCAACCAAAGCTGAAGTGAAAGTGCCAGTTTTTACTTTGCTCTGGCTTGTAACTGCTTATGGTTGTCTTTCCTTCCCAAGACTAATTAATCAGAACATGTTCAGAAATAGCAAAGGGTAATCTAACATCAGAGACAGGTCCACAGAACTGAAAGGGGAAGAATGTTGTGTTTCTCCAGGGGGTGGGTGATGTTTGAAAGTAGTATTTTATTTGGCACTACTTTACAACCTGTAGGGTTGgtctctttcaaaaataaatgttttcaggtTTTAAAAACGGACTGTTGTTTTCCAAATAGTGCATGTTCTATGTAGAAACATTGGGAAATAGAGgtgaacaaaaggaagaaaataaaagtcagttACCCTACCACTTTGCGGAACACAGTGTTAACATTTCAGCATCACTTCTTCCAGATGTTTTATACAGGAGTGGGGTTGTGCTACGCCTTTTCGTTTGCAGCTGTTTTCTTTAAAGTCCCTCATCATCATCTTCCACATTGACGTACTTCTGCATCTTCCCGTACGTGAGTGCCTGGGCTTCCGTGATATGAGGGGGCCTATAATTTAGTCAGCATTCAGGGCCGTTCCTTAGGTTCACCTTTTGtatatagtaaataaaatatgttaaatgccttagttatctttttaaaaaacatacatttctTGAGTAAAATTCTTGGATTAacaatttttaatgcttttggCATGTGTTCTAAATTGTCTTTTGGAACAGTGGTACTTGTGTAGAATTCCTATCTGCACTGAGTCAAAAGTGCCTGTTTACCTGAACCTGGTGGTCATGGACACTGTCCAGCTGCCAATTGGACAGTACACAGGTtttgcatccatccatccattcaaaaaatatttattaggtgccaggcagtgttccagGCGCTGAAAGTAGACCAGTGAACAACAGACAAAAGTCCTTGGTCTCATGGAGATTACGTTCAAGTTCTAATGTTTTGAGAACAATTCACCTTAAGAAATGGAATTTGAAACTTTTAGTAGATGAATTTAAGcaatttatatattgttttaatttttactcttgGTCTGCTATTTTTATGctcttttaaaagctttatttctccaacttttagtttttccctttgaaatataTAATTGTCTTTTATTAGAATTTGGATGTTAAATCTCTTAATCTTTAgttgtgtcttttaaaatcttaaagcATTTCACCATATTCATTGCTATCATCTTTACAGATCACTTCCACCCACTTGGATCTTACAGTTACTGTAGTTATTTAGATTTATCATCAATTGCCCGGGAGGGGTTAGTGTTTTATTTAACTTTGTAACTTGGTCTTAATGTTTATTAGCAGTTTTTTCTCGACAGCAACTTCTGCCAGTTCTGACTTTCAGCTCCATTGATCACCAACCATGGGGCCATGTCCCTCTGtagaacttcttttttctttttttaaaaaaaatttttattggagtatagttgctttacaatattgtgtcagtttatactgtacagcaaagtgaatcagctgtacttcTTTTAGATTttgaccaagagaaaaaaaatctcattggcCCAGCTTATCTTGGACTAGGCAGAGCCATGTCCTTGTTAGATTGTGAAATGGCCCCTCCAGAATTAAGGTCTTCTCTGTTCAACTGAGACTCTAAGCCTGAAAGGAATAAGCAAGTAGGATATTTTAAAGCTGGAGAGAAAATAGGAGATAGGGAGTCACTTGGCAGTTTCTTCTATGTTATACCACATTAGAAGCATCCTTTCTCTCAGCGTTTTGTGATTTACGGTATGTTTCTGAGGCATTTGGGTAGGAAATTTCCTGAAACTTAGACttgagatttctttctgtttctacatTATGAATATTCTCTTGATTGAATATGATAATTTTGGATTGAATTCTTTCCTCCCAAGTGTTTTGTGCTGCACTGTCTTTAGCCATTGTTTTTGAGAAGGGAATAtttacctgttttttgtttgttctgttgtttttttttttatgtcattgAAAGATACACTTCCTTtgtagaaatacacacacacattttaccaACACATGTAACTTGTTTATATATTAATGCTTAAAAATGTTGGTAGGAATACAGAAATTTATCTGAGTTTTTAATGTCaggactttttaaatgtttttgttataCATCTAATTATAGTTTCTGGTTCTTTTGATGTGTATTCTTTGGGAAATTCAATTCCAATTTACTGTATTTGCCATTCTTTTGAAACTCTAATTCATTTTCTCAGTTCCAAAATACCAAGTCTGCCTCTACGTCGACAAGTTGTTAGGGTGGAATCTGTGGGAAGGGCGTGGACTTTGGCACAAAATGGGCATGTTAGACTCTGTCATTT
Encoded proteins:
- the FIGNL1 gene encoding fidgetin-like protein 1; translated protein: MQVSSSRSVHLSEWQKNYFAITSGTCPSGEKADAYRAQILRIQYAWANSEISQVCAARLFRTYAEKYSAVIDSDSVETGLNNYAENILTLATSRQTDSDKWKSGLSINNVFRMSNVQEMMHAGRKSRDSLLAPADESVVIHRGAAVFDLPKFSVCGGSGESDPLTNSAHGADRTKDFPEGSPSLKCPQNAQPPLVTDTTKTCPTVSGPFGESATAKFHATPLFGNVKKENYNLPKANIGLSVFSSNQSCFPSGFENPREMKAFYGSGTIDALSTPVMNKAFSKTEDNGQREESSLPTFKTAKEQLWVDQQKKYHQPQRASGSSHGSVKKSLGASRSRGIFGKFVPPVPKQDGGGQGGGTQYKPHGAGAADPAHPVDERLKSLEPKMIELIMNEIMDQGPPVNWEDIAGVEFAKTTIKEIVVWPMMRPDIFTGLRGPPKGILLFGPPGTGKTLIGKCIASQSGATFFSISASSLTSKWVGEGEKMVRALFAVARCQQPAVIFIDEIDSLLSQRGDGEHESSRRIKTEFLVQLDGAATSSEDRILVVGATNRPQEIDEAARRRLVKRLYIPLPEASARKQIVINLMSEEHCCLTEEEVDLVVQHSGGFSGADMTQLCREASLGPIRSLQAADIATVTPDQVRPIAYSDFEDAFRTVRPSVSPEDLELYENWNRTFGCGK